A segment of the Fibrobacter succinogenes subsp. succinogenes S85 genome:
CGTGATATTGTTGAACGCGAAGGCGAAAAGTCGCGTTTTGAAAATCTGAAAAAGCTTGAAGATTTGATTGCATCTCTGAAATTTGACAATCGCGAAAGATTCTGGGTTGCATCAAAGCTTTTGGAAAATGATTCGCTTGTGCGTTCGGAAGTCGAAACGGCGGTGACTCCGGAACATTGGAAGCAAATCAAGGAAATTCTGGATGCTGAAGGTGCTGAAGGCGGACTTTTGACGGGTGAAGCGAAGTACCGCTTTGTCTCTGAAGTTCTCCGTGATGCGTCTGAAGGCGAAGAAAAGTCGATGAAGCTTTCTCGCTTTGATAAGATTGCGACGCACCGCATCTGGGGTAAAATTGTCGCATTCTTTATTCTCGTGCTTACGCTTGCCGTGAGCATGATGATTGCAGTCCCGATTATTGCAAGCTGCTTTGGACTCCAGCATGTTGCAGAACCGCTTGTTGTTCAAATGTGCGAAAAGTTTGGCTGGTGGCCTTCTGTAGCGTCGTTCGTCAATGGCGTTATCATTGGCGGGCTTTCTGTGACTGTCGCCATGATGAGCTTTGTCTTTGCGATTCTCGTGACATTTGGCTTGATGGAAGATACGGGCTACTTGGCGAGATCTTCGTATGTGTTTGACTCGTGGCTTTCAAGGCTTGGTTTGCATGGCAAGGCGTTTATGCCGCTGTTTTCTGGGCTTGCTTGCACGGGCGGCGCCGTTTGCGGTACGCGCGTGCTAGATACACGTGGACAGCGCTTGTTTGCGATGGTGCTTTTGTGGTCCATTCCGTGCGGCTCAAAAGTTGCCGTAGTGCTTTTCCTTGCTTCCGTTTTCTTTGGCTCGGCGGCTCCGCTGTTTGGCTTGGTTTATGTAGCGATGATTTTTGCATCGTTCTTGCTTTCGTCTAAACTTTTCGGAAATAAGCTGATGCCGGTGAATGAACGCGTGGGCATGATTATGGAACTTCCGCCGTACCACAAGCCACATTGGAAAATTTTGCTCAAGACGGTTGCTCGCAATGTCTGGGCGGTTTTCAAGAAGGCGATTGCGGTCATTTGGTTTGTGTCCCTTTTGTTCTGGCTTATTTCGTATTCGAAAGATGGAAATGTGGAACATAGCGTGCTTTACACCATTGGCAATGCGATTGAACCGTTTACGCAGATTTTCGGTATGCGCTGGCAACTGTTTATTTCGTATATCGGCGGAATCTTTAGCAAGGAAGCGTCGCTTGGCGTGATGAGCGTTGTCTTCTCGAGTACAACTGATGCGTTCTCGCTTGTTGCCCGTAATGAGGCGGGTGCAAATCTTGGCGAAATGATGCGTGCCGTGGTGACCATCCCGGAAGCTCTTGCATTTATTTTTGCATCCATGTTCAATATCCCTTGTGTACTTGCGATGGGTACAACGTATCGTGAAACGCATTCCCTTAAGTGGATGCTTGCGATTGCGGGTTATTACTTTGCGATTTCGCTTGGTTTGGCGTTTATCGTTTACCACATTGCGCTGTGGGTGCTTTAGGACTTCTTCGAAAAACCCAGACTACAATAGAAGCGGGTATGGCGTGCCAATTGTTGATTCATGCGGTGCGTCATATTTTTTTTATCTCGCTTTGTTCAAAATTTTAAAAATGTTATCCATGTCTAATTGGAGCTTTTTAAAACCGTTTAGAGTAGAATATAAGGGGTGTTCTGACTTATTTTTGACCGTCCGATTGTGTGGTTCAAATGACTCAGAAACGAATTTATTCAGCTTTGTCTTTCAACAAGGCCTTTTACATAGGGCTTGCCGTTGCAATCCTTATCCATATCGCCACACTTTTAAACCCGTATTTCAAGAAACAAGAAATCTCGACGCAACGCCCTGATAGCCCCGTAATGCATGCGGAAAAGGTCTATATCGCGCCCCCTCCGCCTCCAGAAGCGCCTCCGGTCGTGAAAAAGGTCGTTCGTGCTAAAATTATCCCGAAGGTCGTAGAAAAACCGGTCGAAGAACAGCCTCCTGAACCGGAACCAATCCCGAAACCGGTAACAGAAACGGCACCAGTCGCAGTTGCTGAACCTGTTGTCGAAGCGCCGCCTCCCGCGCCCCCCGTGGTCAAGGAACCGCCCAAACCTTCGGCAGATTCTGTGAAAATGGTGACCCGCACGTACTTGCGCTCGCTCAAAAAGCAACTGGAACAGATCAAGGATTACCCTGCGACGGCTAAGCGCCTAAAGCAGGAAGGCACGGTACGTGTGCGGTTTACCATCCTCGCCGATGGCAAGATTGAACAAATTGAAGTTTCGGAATCAAGCCGTTATTCGTCGCTGGACAATAGCGCCTTGGAAGCCGTTGCCAACATGGGCAAATTTCAACCTATTCCAAAACTTTTAGAAAAAGAACGCTGGAGAATCGAAATTCCAATCCAGTACAAACTTAATGCAGGGAGATCGTAATGAACTTCATTCTCGACTTTGTCAAACAGGGCGGTTACATCGGCTACATCCTGGTTGCACTGAACTTTATCGGTTACGCCATCATTATCTGGAAGGTGATTTCGCTAATTGTCTTTAATAAAACCGTGCAGCCGCGTTTGACAGATAAAGTTATCCATCGCGTGGTGACCTGCAATACCGACCATCACATCATTACAGAAAGTATTCGCACTGAAATCGGCCTTGCGTTCTCTCCGCTCACAAAGGGCCTTACGACAGTCGAAAACATCGCATCTATTTCTCCTATGCTTGGCCTCCTCGGTACGGTGGTGGGCATTTTCAACGCATTTACGGTGATAGCGGCCTCGGGCCTTGATGATCCATCCGCTTTTGCGACGGGCATTAAGTTTGCTCTCGTGACAACGGTCCTTGGGCTTGTGGTCGCTATCCCGCACGTGATTGCGTTCAACTACCTGAACGCCCGCATGGAGCAGGAACAGGACGAAGTCGAAAACCAGGTGCTTTTGCACTTGGGCAAGACTTTGCAGGAACGTGACGCAAAGAGAACGGAGTCTCGCAATGGCTAAAAGACGTCGTCGCATATCGCTGGACATGACGCCACTAATTGACTGCGTGTTTTTGCTGCTTGTCTTTTTCTTGGTGACGTCTGTCTTTAAGCAGGACAAATCCGTCCTCAAGCTTTTGTTGCCTGAGACTTCTAGCGAAGTCAAGCAGGAAGTTTCCGAAGGATTCTTTATAGAACTTTCAGAAACCGAAATCGCCATCAACGGTGAATTAGCGACAGTTGAAATTTTGAAGAACAAGAGCGCTGCCGTGCAAAACAAGAAAGCGCCGGTGGCCTTGAAAATCGACAAAAAGACTCCTTACGAAAAAGTCGCAGAAGTCTTGGATGTTCTCCAGATGGAAAAGATTTACAACATACAATTCGTCAATGAATTAAAAAAGGAGTGAGAAGATGTCACGTATTCGAATAAATATCGAAAAGGTGAACGAAAAATTTGAAAACTTCGCAAGGTTCCTGATTTCGCACAGGGCCTTGCTTCTTGTTTCGTTTATAGCCTTGCTTGCGATTTCTATCGTGGGCATGAAAAAGATTTACGTCGAAGCCTCATGGGATAGCTACTTTATCGAAGGCGACCCGATGCTTGTCGAAACGGACAAGTTCAAGGAAACGTTCGGCAATGACTATTTCGTGGGCGTGATGGTCGAAACGGAACAGTCTGTTTTAACGCCGGAAAACTTGAAGCTTTTGCGCGAGCTTTCGAACGAATTGCGCGATAGCCTCTCGTATTCTGACGGTAAGGCAACATCGATTGTCGATTTGGAATACATGCTCGGTACGGACGAAGGCATGGAAATCGTGCAGATCGTGCCGGAAGAAATCCCGACAGATGCAGCGGGCCTTGCCGAAATCGAAAAGCGCCTCGCCGCAAAGCCGGAACTTGCGAAAAAGCTCATCTCTAAAGACCGCAAGCAGGCCTTTATTAACGTGAAGCTCCGCCCGTTCCCGGAAGATTCCGTGTGGAAGGCTGAAGGCGAAGCTCAGGGCAAAAAGGCCGAAGCTCCGGACATGAAGACGGGCCGCGAAACCTCTGAAATCATCGCCAAGGAAAAGTACGCTCCGCTGCACCCTCTTGCAACGGGTATGCCTTACTTGAGCCATCAGAAGCTCAAGTACATCGGCGAAGAAATGAGCCGTATTTTCCTCATTACGATTCTTTGCTCCATCATCGTGATGTTCCTTGTGACGCGTTCGCTCCGCGGAATCGTTTCTCCGCTGATTACCACGTTCGCGGGCGTCATCATGACTTTTGGCTTGGTCGGCTATCTCGGTCTTTATATGGATGCGACCAACATCATGGTGCCTGTCATCTTGGCGTTTGCCGTCTCCATTGCGTATAACATTCATATCCATTCTTTCTTCCGCAAGAATATGATGCTCACGGGCAAGCGCAAGGAATCTGTGCTTTACGCCATGAAAGAAACCGGCTGGTCAGTGCTGTTCTCGGGCCTCACGACGATTGTGGCACTTCTGTCGTTCCTGTCGGTGATGCTTAAGCCTATTCGCTCCGTGGGCATCCTCTCTTCTATTGCTGTTGGCTTCATTCTCCTTGTGGCTCTTACAGTTTCGCCGATTCTCTTGAGCTTTGGCAAGGACAAAAAGCCGAACGCCAAGGTGCTTGAAAAGGGTGATACGCGTATGGGCATCATCCTCAATAATCTCGGTCAGTTTGTTCTGACTCACGGAAAGCCGATTGCAATCATCTTTGCTGTGATTACCGCAATTTCGATTTATGGCGTCACCAAGATGGAACCCGCTTTTGACGTGGAACGCACTATGGGCCGCAAGGTCGAATACGTGAACAAGATGCTCTACGTTGCCGAATCTGAAATCGGTAGCTTCTACTCTTACGACTTGGTGATTGACTTTGGCGAAAATGACAAGGCTAAGGAAGTTGATAATCTCAAAAAGCTGGAACAGCTGCAGGATCACGCCCAAAAGTATCCGCTGACAAAACGTTCCACTTCCATTCTCGACATCTTGAAGGATTTGGACCGCACCTTGAACGAAAATCGTCAGGAAATGTACGCTATCCCGGAAACGGAAGAACAGGTGGCTCAGCTCTTGCTCTTGTACGAAAATGCCGGCGGTTCCGAAGCAAGCTACTGGATGGATTACGATTACAAGAAGCTCCGCTTGATGGTCGAAATCTCGAGCTACAACTCCAACGAACTCCAGAAGGAAATTGAGGACTTGCAGAATTTCGCACGCGAACTTTATCCGAATGCGAAGGTGACAGCTGTGGGTAACTTGCCGCAGTTTACCGCTATGCAGCAGTATTTGGAAGTAGGCCAGATGACATCCTTCCTCATCTCTGTCGTGATTGTGGCGGTGCTCTTGATGATTGTCTTCGGCAGCGTCCGCACGGGTCTCATCGGCATGATTCCGAACATCGCTCCGGGTATTTTCGTGGGCGGCTATCTCGGCTTTAGCAACATCCCGCTCGACATGATGACGGCTACGCTTATCCCGATGATCATCGGCCTTTCCGTGGACGATACGATCCATTTCATCAACCATGGCCATGTGGAATTTGACCGTTGCAAGGACTACAAGGATTCCATTCTCAAGGTGTTCCGTGCTGCAGGACCTGCTCTTGTAATGACAACGATTATCATGGTGGCGACATTTGCGGGCTTTACGACTTCGCAGGCCACGCAGATGTTCAACTTTGGCTTTGTGGTGTTTGTGGGCCTTGTCTCGGCTTTGCTTGCCGACCTGTTCGTGACACCGCTTTTAATCAAGAAGTTTAAAATTTTCGGAAAATAGGAGGATTCTATGAAAATTTCAAAAATTGCTGCGACGCTCGTTGTCGCTCTCAGTGCAATGTCTATGGCTCAGACGAATGCCCGTGACATCATGGTCAAGGTCAAAAACCGCCCGGATGGTGACACGCGCTCTTCCTCGATGGAAATGAAGCTCGTGAACAAGAGCGGTAACACCCGTGTCCGCAAGATTACTTCGTATGCAATGGACGTGGGCGAAGATACCAAGACCATCATGTTCTTCCTTTACCCGAATGATGTGAAAGGCACGGGTTTCTTGACCGTGAACTACGATGACGTCAACAAGGAAGACGACAAGTGGCTCTATCTCCCGGCTTTGAAGAAGACACGCCGCATCAGCGGAAAGAGCTCCAAGACTGATTACTTCATGGGCTCCGACTTCACATACGATGATATCGGCAAGCGCAATGTCGATGAAGATACGCACAAGCTCTTGCGCGAAGAATCGGCAGACGGTTTCGATTACTACGTCGTCGAATCGACTCCCAAGAAGGAAGGCGAAATCTTCTCCAAGAAACTCGTCTGGATCCGCAAGGATTGCGATGTCGTCGCCAAGGTCGAATTCTACGACAAGCTCGGCAAACTCCATCGCCAGATGGTTTCTTCGGACATCAAGAAGGTTGACGGTTTTTGGACGGTCGGCAAGATGGAAATGAAGAACGTGCAGACGGGACATTCTACAGAACTCCTTTTCCTCGATCCGAAATACAACATCCAGCTCGATTCCAAGATTTTCTCTGTGAACAAGTTGGAACGTGGGTTGTAGTTAGTAGACAGTAAAAACTCTGCTTATTGTCATGCCCGCCATTGCGCGGGCATCTCCCATTAAGGAGGAAAAATGTTTAAAAAAACGGTTTTCGCGTTATTGTCCGCAGCGATCGCCTTGTCCGTACACGCCCAGGAAGACGAGCTTTCTCTGCAGCTGAACGGCTTTGTGGATTCGTATCACGCGCTGCAGGTGGAACATCCGCATAAGATTATGTCTTCGCGGACGCGCCTCCGTCTAGAAATGCGTGCGAATTACGGCGAGGCTTCGCTTTTCTCGAGCGTCAATCTCGCGTACAACAGCCTCATCAAAGACCAGTCGGGAGCGTTCCTTCGCGAAGCGTATTTCGATTACGCCGGCAAATATCTTGAAGTCAAGGCGGGTCGTCAAATTATCACGTGGGGCGTTGCCGATGGGCTTCGCCTTACGGACTTGATTTCGCCTATGGACTACACGGAATTCATGGCGAACGATTACGACGACATTCGCGTGCCGGTGAACGCCATCAACCTCAAGTATCCTGGCGAAAGCTTCTCCGCCGAACTCGTCTTTGTGCCTGTTCCGGAGTACTTCGTGATGCCCTCGGGCGAGGACAATCCGTGGACGATGCCGTTGCCTGCGAATACGAGCATGGACTTGAGCGGTACTCCTGAAAAGCGTCTCAAGAACAGCGAAGTGGGTGGACGTCTGCGTTTCTTCCTGGAGAATCTCGATTTCTCGCTTACGGCGCTGCGCACTTTCAATAAGTCTCCCGTAACGATTGCAAGCTTCAATCCGGAAACGAAATCTGCCGTGATTAAGGGCATCTACGAGCCGATGAACGTTGTCGGTGGCGATGTCTCTATCCCGGCGGGTGAGCTTGTGATTCGTGGCGAGGTGGCTGCGTATTTTGGCGAGCCCATTGCCTTGAAAAATTCTCGCGATTACTGGCTGCGAAAGACGTTCAACGCATTGCTCGGTATTGACTGGTACGCGGGTGATAACTGGACGTTCATGTTCCAATACATGCACAAGGTCGTCATGGATTACCGCGAAGTGTTGGGAACGGAACAGAATACGTCCATGCTTACGGCTCGCATCTCCAAGGAACTCCTGAACAATACACTCAAACTTTCTGTTTATGGGATGTACGACGTCGATAATGTCGGTTTCTATATCCGTCCGGCGGCAGATTACCTGCTGAGTGACCAGATTACGGTCTCGTTGGGCTCTGATATTCTTGGCGGGAGGCGCGGTACGTTTAAAACTTACAAGAAAAATACGCAAATATGGGTAAAAGGTAAGTATTTCTTTTAGTGGAGTCACTTGCCGTATGGGATGAAAATGCCTAAATTTAGACAGAACTAAGTTAGATTAACCTAATAAAATTGGTTTAGACTAAAATACTTGGTTCGGTCTAATTTTTGAGAGAGTGAGATTATGTTAAAGCCCGTACCCGATAAGAATCTGATTCAAATCCAGAATACAGATTTCTTTTCTCATTATATGTTGCAAAATAAAACTGGGACGGGACATCTACTAACGTATAACGTATTGCCTGGGCTGCAAGTCTTCTACAGCAATTTCCACCTCAAGGAATTTACTTTCAACTTTGAAAATCAAGGCAAGAACTTGATTGTGCTTCATTGCCATAACGGCAGCGCAGAATGGCTGAATTCGGATTCCATGCCGAAATCCATGGAAGAGAATGGCCTCGTTTTGCTCGACAATATGCCGGCCAGCAAGACGTTCAAATTCCCGGTGCATTGCTACCATGGCATTGCGGTCGTGTTCTCGATGGACCGCTGCCAATGTGAACTCATGAATATGTTTAAGGCGGTCGGTGTTGACTTTGCAGCCCTTATCGAAAAAATCCAGCCGCTTACACTTCCGCTGAAACTCCCGTCTAGCGAGCACGTGAGCCATATTTTCTCGGAACTCTACAGGCTTCCGAAAAACATCCGCTTGCCGTATTTCAAAATCAAAGTGCTCGAGCTTATCCTCTTCTTGAGCCGTCTCGATTCCGAAGCCAAGTACGAAACGGCGGCGCTGATCCCAAGCGCTTACAAAGGCAAAATGGAACTCCTGCGCGAAATTCTCCGCGAAAATGTCGAAGAGCATTTGACGCTTGAACAGCTTTCCAAGCAAATCGAAATGAGCCCGACGCAAATGAAAAAGTATTTCAAGCTGGCGTACGGCGATTCCATTTATTCGTACCTCAAGACGTACCGCATGAAAAAAGCCACCCAGCTTTTGCTAGATGGCAAATTCAATGTCGCCGAAGTCGCAAGCCGCGTGGGCTATACAAACTCCAGCAAGTTCGCGCAAGCATTCAAGGAATACACCGGCTGCTCGCCCAAGGAATATAAGAACAAGACCTAATCCGTGGCGCATCTCGCCGCATCTCGTTTAAGCGTCGTCTTTTTCCGTGTCGCTTTCGGCGTGCTTCTCTTCGTGCGTTTCTTCATCACGGCTAAGCGGTCTATGTTCGGCAATCTTGATTTCACGCTTGTTGATGTACATATTCTTATCGGCCTTGTTGAACGTCTCTTCAATCGTCGTTCCCTTGGCGTAAGATGCAATTCCAAGTCCGCAAGCAATTGAAATCTGTTTCCACGGGAACGAAGCGTTTTTAGTCAAGTCCATGCTTTCCTTGAGTTGTGTCATAAGCTCGGAGTGATTTTCTAAATCCCTGCCCGTAAGGACTACCAGGAATTCGTCGCCGCCAATTCTAAAGACGGGGCTGTGCGTGAAAATCTGGCAAATCAGCTTGCAGGAATTCACAAGATAGGCGTTTCCGTTTTCATGGCTGTAAGTGTCGTTGATTTCCTTGAGGTTGTTCGTGTCGAGAACTGCGATGCCGTACGATTTCACCTCGCCTCTTTCAATGCGGTCCTTGAGCTCGGAAAGGTAGCTGTCATAAGCCATCTTGTTGCGCACGCCTGTGAGCGAGTCTTGGAAGGCGAGTCCCTGCATTTGCTTCATGTGCTGGATGATGTGGAATTTTGCGGCCGCAAAGCTCTTAGCAAGTTCTCCAATTTCATCATTCTGCTTGATGTTGAATTCGGCGTTCATGTCACCGGTAATCATCTTCTTTGCTTCTTTCGTGAGCTCCTTGAGCGGCTTTGTAATGCTTCTCGAGAAGAAAATCGTGATGGCGGTTGTGAATGCAAGGAGGAGTAAAATAAAGATGATGCTTTGTCTGATGTGCCTATTTCGCTGGGCGTTGATTTCAAGAATCGGTGCTACAGTAACTAGGTTCATCCCGTTAATAAGAGGTGTTGATAACATAATCTGGTCTTCTTCTGGCTTGAATGTTAGACCGTTGGGGAGGGTGGGGTGGTAAAGCACAAAGCCCTCACTATCTTCCAAGAAGGCAAAACCGCTTTGCATAAAGTGCACCTGTGAAAGCTGCTTGGTCATTCCGTCAAAGTCAATGTCGATGCCTGCGACGCCAATTTCCTTGTTGTCCAGGAACATCGGAATAACGTAAGAGATGATATAAGCGTTGATGTTCTTGTTGTAGTAAGGCGGAAGCCAAATCGGATTTCCTGTCATGATCGGCTTGTAGTACCATCCTACATGTTCTACATCCGATGGGCTGTATTGCTTGATGTTTGTAGTAGCGTGGTTTTCGAACATCCCGTTGGATGGATTTCGGACGAGGTAAACTCCTTCGCTGGAGTGTGTGATGTCCGGGTTGAATCTGACAAATACGCTTTTTGTGTTAGAGAGGCTGCTTATGGTTGACTTAAGACGTTCTCTAATGCCATTGATGTTTCTAGACAAATTGTTAGGGTTCGTCAAAAAGGTTGAATCGTCCTTGATCTGGGAAAAAACGCCCGCAGCCGCAGCCATCGTGTATTTTTCGTGGGATTCAAACAGATTGTTCAGCTTGGCAGCTTCGCTGTTGGCCTGGTCCCGCATGTATTGCATGGAGTTGCGCTGAGTCGTCTTGCTGATGAACAACGTGCTGAGAATTCCAAGCGATAGTGTGCCGATAAGCGTGCTTGAAAGTGATAGGACTAAAATTTTTGTCTGGATTGAAAACTTCATAATTTACTCGATTGCGTTACGGCTTTTCAACATGTTGTTTTCGGCATTGGCAAGCTGCTCAGAAAGTGAAGACGATTGCGTGTCTTCGCAAATGGCAATGCCGATGGACAGGCGAACTTGTTCCCACGGGTTTTCTGCGTTGGCGGTGTTCTTTACACTGCTCGCCAATTTTTCTTCAAGTTCCTTGCGGTTCTTTAAATCGTCGTTTGTGAGGACGACGATAAATTCGTCTTCATTTACTCTAAATACGGGGCTGTGGTCAAATGTGGTGCAGATGAGCCTGCTTGCAGTTTGCAATAACGTGATAGCCTTTGTATTGCCGAACTTGTTCTTAATCTTGAAAAGGTTGTCAACGCTTGCAACGAGAATCCCGTAAGACTTGATCTCTCCTGAAGAAGCGCGCATGCTGAATTCTGCGATGTAATGGTCAAATGAATTCCTGTTGCGGACGCTTGTCACCGGATCCCTGAAGGCGAGCCCCTTGATATGTCCCATCGTTTCGGCGAGCCTCATTTTTGCCTTGACAAAACTTTGGGCGAGGTCTCCGATTTCATCGTTTCTGGTGATGTTGAGCTCAATTCCCATCTTGCCGTCGATGAGCCTGTTTGCGTAATCGGTCAGGAGTTTGAGGGATTTCGTAATTGAATTTGCAAAAATGAGCGAAGCGAAAATAAAGATGACCAGAATCAGCATCGTAATCAGCACGAGATTTTTGATGAGGCTATTTCGGTCTGCGGTAATGGATGTCTTGGGAATGACGAACGTCAAGTCCATCCCGTTGATGAGCTTGTTGTGAACGAGGAGGTTGTTGTCGGGGAGTGTGTAGGGCCTCCCCCTCGGAATGCTTGGATGGAAAAGAATGCTGCCGTTCTTGTCGGCGATGAATGCGTAGTCGTTGTCAAAAAGCCTTATGGACGCAATTTCCTGTGTGATGTAGTCAAAGTCGATATCAACACCGACAATGCCGATTTCCTGGTTGAACTTGAACAACGGAATGACGTACGAAATCATGTAGATGCCGGTGTTCTTGTTCATGTAGGGCTGCATCCACGTGGGCCGCTTTGTCTGTACCGGTACGTAATACCAGCCGACATGCTCGATGTCGCTCGGGTCGTACTTTGAAAAGTCGGTGGGGTCGACAAATTTGAGGTTGTGGTCTTTCGACGTCTTTGTCATGAATATGCCCGAAGTCGGGGGCGTAAGCTTGGGATTGAACCGCAAGTAGGCGGCTACCGCCTTTTCGGTATTGCCGATAGTGAGGCGGATGAGTTCGCGGCTCTTTTCGGTGAATTCCGCAAGCAACGTTTCGTCAGTCAGCTGTTCAAGGCTGTCCAGCATGCCGCTGATGGCAATCTCTAGCGTGTTGACGTATTGCTCGATGCTTTTGAGACGGCTGTTTATTTTTAGGGTTTCGGTGTTTGTCAGGGCGTGGAGGTTTCGTTCCGTTCCTTCATGGACAACCTTGTCCGTAGTGAACAGGCAGAGTCCTCCGAATGCAAGTGCGCAGAGAATTAGCCCTGAAAGAGCAAGTGTCAATACTCTTGTCTGTATTGTAGCTCTTAACCGACGTCTCATCTATTTCCCCAAAATTTCGATGACCTTTTTGTTGTTTGTGGAGCCCATGACAACCGAAACATCTCGCTTGTGGACGTGGAAGTAATCGGCTATCAGTTCGCAAATTGCCGCATTCGCGGCTCCGTCGACTGGCGGCGCCTTGACCTCAACCTTGTAGCTCCCGTCGGGCTGAGGTGTGACGCTCTCTCTCTTGCTGCGCGCGTGTACCTTGATGTTGATTCTCATGGTGCGCTAGGTGAGGGCGATGCCGTCGTTCTGTATCGTCGCGGGCGCCTCAAATTCTCTCTGCTGGTCGTTTTCCATCGCGGAGAGGAGTTCGTCCTGGCTGTGGATGAGGGCGCGGCAGCGGATAAAGTAGTTTGTGCGGAGCTGGCGGAGCTGCTCAATTTCGGTGCGGAGGTTTTCGCTTTCGCGCTTGATGCTCTCGACTTCGCGCATGGCGCGAGCCTTTGCTTCGGCGATGATGATTTCCGCTTCCTTTTCGGCAGATGCCTTCACTTCGTTAATCGTGCGCTGCATCGTCACAACGGCGTCCTGAATCGTCTTTTCGATTTGGCGGTAGTAGTTCACGCGTTCTTCGGCGACTTTCAGACGTTCGGTCAGGTTCGTGCGGTCGCGGAACATGTTTTCAAACGCGGTCGCCGTGGTTTCCAGAAAAGCCTTCACTTCTTCCGGATCGTACCCCTTAAAAGATTTCTTGTGGAAAGTCTGGTTTCTAATATCAAGCGGAGTGAGTTCCATAAAATCCTGCTTTTACGCTATAATCTATTATATAAGTAAAAGATATAAAAGCTTTGGGCGGTTTATAGAACTTAGTTAGCAGAACTTAGAACTTAGAGGTGATTTATAGAGCTTAGTTGGCAGAATTTAGGGGTGTTTTCTAAGTTCTAAGAGCGAAGCGAGCTAAGATCTAAGTTCTGGAATTTTGTATTTGCACATTTACTAACCACTAACCACAGCCTACTGCGAACTAAAAATATCTGTTTACATCTTGTTAATACATTGTGCTTTCGCTGAACGCTTTTTGTTTGAGTCCCGTTAAGGGTGAAAAATTACCCTTTAGGCCGATTGTAACCCCTTGATAAATACCGACATTTTACTAAATTTGAGTCTCAAAAAAATTCTGTTTTCATAGAAAGGTTTTTATCATGAAAAGAACATTCCAGCCTCACAATCGTAAGCGCGTTAACAAGCACGGTTTTATGGCCCGTATGGAAGACCGTTGGGGTCGTGCTGTCTTGAGCCGTCGCCGTGCTAAGGGCCGTAAGGTCCTCACCGTTAGCGACGAAATCTATAAGAAGTAAGTCGGGGCTGGCTTATAGCCACTCTGCGTTCTTATCGGCTGCCCAATCAGCCCGCTTACCGGCAAGTAGCCGTCCAAGGGAAGTTTCTCCGCGCGCCTGCTTTTAGCATGCGATGGATTGA
Coding sequences within it:
- the feoB gene encoding ferrous iron transport protein B yields the protein MRTIALLGQPNSGKSTLFNALTGSHQHVGNWPGKTVERAEGFFTQGEELYRVVDLPGSYGLTANSAEEVVTRTYIEHGYADIVCIIVDASQLERSLYMLADFAGIERPVMLVLNMMDVAEQKGKKIDVQKIEKLLNIPVLGFTAANLDDYPKFFETLNRALEKKATISSDKIRDIVEREGEKSRFENLKKLEDLIASLKFDNRERFWVASKLLENDSLVRSEVETAVTPEHWKQIKEILDAEGAEGGLLTGEAKYRFVSEVLRDASEGEEKSMKLSRFDKIATHRIWGKIVAFFILVLTLAVSMMIAVPIIASCFGLQHVAEPLVVQMCEKFGWWPSVASFVNGVIIGGLSVTVAMMSFVFAILVTFGLMEDTGYLARSSYVFDSWLSRLGLHGKAFMPLFSGLACTGGAVCGTRVLDTRGQRLFAMVLLWSIPCGSKVAVVLFLASVFFGSAAPLFGLVYVAMIFASFLLSSKLFGNKLMPVNERVGMIMELPPYHKPHWKILLKTVARNVWAVFKKAIAVIWFVSLLFWLISYSKDGNVEHSVLYTIGNAIEPFTQIFGMRWQLFISYIGGIFSKEASLGVMSVVFSSTTDAFSLVARNEAGANLGEMMRAVVTIPEALAFIFASMFNIPCVLAMGTTYRETHSLKWMLAIAGYYFAISLGLAFIVYHIALWVL
- a CDS encoding energy transducer TonB translates to MTQKRIYSALSFNKAFYIGLAVAILIHIATLLNPYFKKQEISTQRPDSPVMHAEKVYIAPPPPPEAPPVVKKVVRAKIIPKVVEKPVEEQPPEPEPIPKPVTETAPVAVAEPVVEAPPPAPPVVKEPPKPSADSVKMVTRTYLRSLKKQLEQIKDYPATAKRLKQEGTVRVRFTILADGKIEQIEVSESSRYSSLDNSALEAVANMGKFQPIPKLLEKERWRIEIPIQYKLNAGRS
- a CDS encoding MotA/TolQ/ExbB proton channel family protein — its product is MNFILDFVKQGGYIGYILVALNFIGYAIIIWKVISLIVFNKTVQPRLTDKVIHRVVTCNTDHHIITESIRTEIGLAFSPLTKGLTTVENIASISPMLGLLGTVVGIFNAFTVIAASGLDDPSAFATGIKFALVTTVLGLVVAIPHVIAFNYLNARMEQEQDEVENQVLLHLGKTLQERDAKRTESRNG
- a CDS encoding ExbD/TolR family protein, producing MAKRRRRISLDMTPLIDCVFLLLVFFLVTSVFKQDKSVLKLLLPETSSEVKQEVSEGFFIELSETEIAINGELATVEILKNKSAAVQNKKAPVALKIDKKTPYEKVAEVLDVLQMEKIYNIQFVNELKKE
- a CDS encoding efflux RND transporter permease subunit, translated to MSRIRINIEKVNEKFENFARFLISHRALLLVSFIALLAISIVGMKKIYVEASWDSYFIEGDPMLVETDKFKETFGNDYFVGVMVETEQSVLTPENLKLLRELSNELRDSLSYSDGKATSIVDLEYMLGTDEGMEIVQIVPEEIPTDAAGLAEIEKRLAAKPELAKKLISKDRKQAFINVKLRPFPEDSVWKAEGEAQGKKAEAPDMKTGRETSEIIAKEKYAPLHPLATGMPYLSHQKLKYIGEEMSRIFLITILCSIIVMFLVTRSLRGIVSPLITTFAGVIMTFGLVGYLGLYMDATNIMVPVILAFAVSIAYNIHIHSFFRKNMMLTGKRKESVLYAMKETGWSVLFSGLTTIVALLSFLSVMLKPIRSVGILSSIAVGFILLVALTVSPILLSFGKDKKPNAKVLEKGDTRMGIILNNLGQFVLTHGKPIAIIFAVITAISIYGVTKMEPAFDVERTMGRKVEYVNKMLYVAESEIGSFYSYDLVIDFGENDKAKEVDNLKKLEQLQDHAQKYPLTKRSTSILDILKDLDRTLNENRQEMYAIPETEEQVAQLLLLYENAGGSEASYWMDYDYKKLRLMVEISSYNSNELQKEIEDLQNFARELYPNAKVTAVGNLPQFTAMQQYLEVGQMTSFLISVVIVAVLLMIVFGSVRTGLIGMIPNIAPGIFVGGYLGFSNIPLDMMTATLIPMIIGLSVDDTIHFINHGHVEFDRCKDYKDSILKVFRAAGPALVMTTIIMVATFAGFTTSQATQMFNFGFVVFVGLVSALLADLFVTPLLIKKFKIFGK